ACTCGCTCCTTCTGGTCGGCCTTCCCGTCACCATCGCTATCGCGCAGGAACCACAAATCCGGCGATTGCATCAGCAGCACGCCATCCTTGTAGAATTGGAAACCGGTCGGGCAATTCAGGCCATCGGCGAAGACCGTGGTCTTGGCCACCTTGCCGGTCTTCGGGTCGAGGTCGAGGACCAGGAGCTTGTCGAAATTCGTCGTTGTGGGCGAAGTCTCCGGATAGGCCGGCCATGCCGCGATCCACAGGCGGCCCTTTGTATCGAAGTTCATCTGCACCGGATTGATCAGCTCCGGCACGGTCTTTTCCGAAGCAATCAGCTCGATCTTGAGACCTGGCGGGGTCTTCAGATGTTTGATCGCTTCCTCCGGATCCATGTACGGCACCTCGTCTTTCCGGTTCGGCGGCACCAGATTGACCTTCGGCAGATTGTCATCGGCAACCTTGAGATCGCCGCCCTTTGCGATAGCCCACACGCGCTTGTCCCGGTTCGCGGTCTTCACATCGCGCTGCGCCATTTCTTCCCCGAGAGTGGAGGCATTGGTCACACCCTCATAGGCGATGCGCGAGCGATCCCCGTAGATGTTGTACTGGTCGACCGTACGATACCGGTGGTGCCACTCGTTGTTCTTATCGAGCACGGCCTCGCGAACCTTCCCTATGAGGGGGTCATCAAGAGCAGGCGCTTCTTTTCCGAAGAGCGCCTGGAACTGCACCGGAGCCAGTTGGCGATCACCCTCTTCCGTCAGGTGGATGCCATTGATGGTGAGAGGAGATCCTGCCTTCGAATAAAGGTCCTTGGAGGGGGTGTAGAGATCCACAAACGGAACACCCTTTGCCTTAGCCACCTCGGCCATGGCCTTGGTGTAGAGCTCCAAGTTCGCGTTGTTGTCCGCGCCATCGGAGAAATCCGGATTCTTCAGGTCTTCCTGCGCGATGGGCGAGAAGAGCACCAGCTGAGGGGCTCCTTGACCGCTGTAGTTGGCAGCCTTTTGCGAATCGAGGTAGCTGCCGAGGTCGGCCTTGAACTTCTCCAGGCCTTCCGGGCCACGGAAGGATTCGTTGAAGCCCCAATAGGCGAAAATCACATTCGCGCCGAAATCGGTGCCGGCCTTGTAGATCACCTTTGGCTTCCCGGGGACGACGTAGTCGCCCTTCTTCATCGAGAGAAAGTATTCCAAGGGAGGAACGTCAGCCGAACGAGGCCGAACATTCACTTCATCCGCCGCGAAACCGAAATTGCGGACGGTGAGATTGAGGTCGGGATAGGCGCGATGAATGAAGGTTTCCAGCCACGCATGGTGCTGTTGCCGGTCAGCCAAGCCGCTTCCCACGATGGCGATGTTGTCGCCCTTCTTCAATTGAACCAAGGGTTCCGCGGCGTACGCCGTGCCTACGCAAACGACGCTGACGCTAGCCAAACCAAGAGGAATAGATCGGGAGAAGAAGCTCATGGGTTAAAAACGGGTTTGCAAAAGCATTTTATTAGCCAAAAAGTGCCTAAGAGTCAAATCTGCAAGGCTTACGTGTCCGACAGATCTGAATCTTTCGCTGGTTTCCGCGCGTTCATCCAGTCGCCACAATGGGTGACAACGCACGAATTTTTCACTGAAGGTTTACGTTACACTGGTGGTATTCCTTCCCGCGCACCCGCTTCGCCATGTTTCGTCTCGCTCTTGTTTTGCCGCTGGTGACCACGCTCCATGCGGGCGTCGGTATCGACATTGATGCCTTCGGGAAGAGTCTCGGCGGCTGGAACGTCAAATCGAAGTCCGCCTGTGACTACGATCTTTCGGGGTCGGAATACCGCACCTACAAGCCGGAACTGACGCCCACGCCCGACGGCGGGGTGTTCGCTTCGATCCGGATCGACCATCGCCGTGGCTGGCTGGCCAGTGATGACCACGCGGTGCTGGAAGTTACCATCACCAAGGAAGGGACGATCGCCAGCGCCCAGTCGAATCTGGCGCTCCAGGGGCGCACGATTTCCAGCGACGTGATCCGCACCGGGGGAACCGTCGGTGGCGGAGTTCCGGGAGTCGGGGCAGCGGTGAAGGTTGGCGCTGACCTGACGGCGGACCTTTCCTCGAAGCTGCTGCGGGAAAAAGTGGTCGAACCCGGCCGGGTGAATTTCCCGGCGGCGGTGCGGCACAACTATAACCTTCTTTTCCAAGCAATCCGGACGGAGGCCAACGCGGTGGCGGCAACTACCGCCGCGCCACCCGCCGCCGCCACACCATCTCCCGCGGCACCACCAGCCGCAGCTACACCATCTCCTGCCGCTCCGGCGGAAGCGAAGCCCGCCGAGGTCAAAAAAGAGGAGCCCAAGAAGGAAGAGGCGAAGAAGGATGAGCCGAAAAAAGAAGAGCCTCCCAAGCCAGCGGCTCCCGAGTCTTCCAAGCTCGAGGTGAAGAGCGTCAGCGGCGAGACGATCCAGCTGAAGAAGTAGGCCGGGAGAAGAAGTGCGTGGCGGATACGCCAAGCTTAACAAGAACGGACGGGCTAATGCCCGTCCGTCTTGCGTTTCAGGTTGGCAGAATGACGGCCGTTCAGGGCTTCAATCGGAAGAAGCGCTTCTGCGCAGCATTGGCATCAATGACCAGCGGGCTACCGAGCGGGATGTCCGTCCACGGCGGCTGAAGGTTATCCGAATATTGCATGACGCCAACCGGCCAGGTCAGGGTCATCAGGCTCGGAACGCCGCCGGTGACTTGCAACGAATCAATCTCCCAACCCGGCGGATTGAGATTGCCGATGGTGTTGTTGTCATAGGCTGCGGCGAAGCGGAATTGCACCCTGTCTCCCACGGCTGCCGTAGCAACGGTGCATACGCTGGTGAGGTAGGCAGGATGACCCGTGGAGTTCCCCATGAAGGCATCCAAGCCCTTGAGTGAATGCGTCACATCTCCCGGCACGGTGCTATTGTAGCCGTTCTGCGTGAAGGCCGAGTCCGGCATGTTTGTGAAGGCAGCACCATTGATGCTGACCTGCACGTTTCCAGCATCGAAGTTTTCCTCGAAGCTATAACGATGGGTGAAGCTCAGGGACACCGGGCCGGCTTGGCTCACCTTGTAAATCGGGCTGATCAGGAACGAGGTATTGTCCTCTCCGAAGCCCGTGGCCTGTCCGGAACTCCGCCAGGAGCCCGGTGAGAACGCCCAGTCCGTCTCGGAAGTCACCGGCGCACTCACGGAGAAGCCTCCGTTGTTGCTGTTGAAATCCGAGATCCCATTTACCGGTGGCGCGGTGGTAGCGATCGTCGGCTGCGGATTGAAACCAGCCTGCACCATCACCACGGAGCTCGAGACGATCGTCACCGTGTAGCCTGCGGGCACACCGGTCACGTTCGGCAGGGTTCCCGTAAGTGCACCGCTGCAAGAGATCAGCTCATAGGACGAGGCGGTCACTCCACCGCCAAGGACGCTAAGATTGATTTGCGATCCCGAACTCAAGGTCAGATTCCCATTCACGACGAGCTTGTCCGCCGCAGTGCCATCGATCTCGCAGAGATAGGTTCCGCTCAAGGTGGTCGCGGTCGCACCGAAGCTGCCCACCGAGGGACCGGGAGCAATGGTGGCACCCGCGCTGACGATCAGGGGACCCGAGACCGAACCAGTGGCTTCAAGCGTCCCCTCATCCACGCGGAGGGTTCCGGAGTAGCCATGGGCGATATTATCAGCCAGGCGCAAGGTGCCGGCACCGGCTTTCGCCAAGGTGCTGGTCGCACCATTCTCAAGCTCGGTGCCGATGGTGAAATCAACACCGGAGGCGACGTTGTCCACGGTGATGGTGTGAGTTGCCGTATCTCCCGGGATGGCGATACCACTGTTTCCAGCATTGGTTCCCACGCCCATGGTGATAGCCGAGGCTGTGGTGCCGGTTACGTTGATATTACCATTCAGTTGGAAGCTCTCCGTATCATAGGCACTGCCTTGTCCGGAGTAGGCCAGCATGATCGTGCTTCCATCCAAACCGAGCGTGCCCAGGTGAGCGTGGCTTTGGCCACCGACGCCAATGGCATCGCTGCCACCCGAGACGATGTTCATGGTGGCCTGGTTCAGATTGAAATTAGCGGAGTTCGCTCCCGTCGGCAACGCGTTGACACCGCGGATTTCGACCGTGGCGCCGGGGCTCACGCCAACCACCTTGCCAGCGGCCAGACGGTTTGCCTGCTGGCTGCCGTCGAAGGCGAGCGTGCCGGACGCAACCGTGATCGTTCCGCCGATGGTATTCGGGCCATTCAGCAGGACGGTTCCATTGCGATCAAAGGTCTGGTTACCCGGTCCGCCGATGACGGCCGTGGCACTGGTTGCGATGTTCCCGGTGCCCGTGAATTTCATCAAGCCGCTGGTCACGGTCGTCGGGCTGTCAAAGGTGGTGCCCGCGGCCTGGTTCACCTCGAAGGTGCCGCCCTGGACCTTGACCTGGCTGATCGGCGTCAGGCTTCCATTGGTGCCATCGCCAACCCGCAAGGTGCCCGCGTTCACCACGAGATTGTCCATGTTCACGATGTCATTCGCGAAGGTCACCGCTGCCGCGCCATCCTTCGTCAGCGTTCCGCCAGGCAGGCCGCTGATGAGCCAGGGGCCCGTAAAGGTGTAGTCCTTTGTCGCATTATTGAAGTTCACCGCCCTTGGCACGACGTCGGTAGCAAGCGCCACGGCTGTGCCTGCGGAGGAGTCATCGAAGAAAACCGCAAAGTCATCCGAGTAAGTCGAGGTGGTACCGGCGGTGTAGGTTTTCCAGTTGCTGGTGGTACCGATGTCCCATGTCCCCGGAGAAGTCGCGGAGGACCACTTCAAGGTCGGCGTGACGAAGACCTCGGTAGGATCGCTGGTTACGTCGCCCGCCGCATTGGTGACGGTCACGGTGTAGACGTAGGCTGCCTCCGGAGGAGTGTTCGCGGCTGCGGCGGGAACGGTGTAGGTGCGCGAGGTGGCACCCGGGATCGGATTGTTGTTCAGCTTCCACTGGTAGGTGAAAGGCGGCGTGCCCGTGGGATCGATGGATAGCGTGTAGGGCTGACCTTCCGCGATGTCACCGGTGGGCGACACGGTCGGGAAGAGTTCCACCAAACCCGGCGGCGTGTTACCCAAGGCAGCATCATAGAGCTGCTTCACGCGGCCCGGGGTCACGGCGCGGTCGAAGATGGCGACCTCGTCGATTTCCCCGCGGAAGTAGTCGCCGGTGGGACCGAAGATGCCGCCACCGCCGATGTTGAAATTGTACGTCGAGTTCCCGTAGTTCGACACCACGGAGGCGATCGAGGTGACCAGATTCCCGTTCAGGTACATCTGCACCTTGGTGCCATCCGCCACGTAGGTGATGAAACCCCACTGATCATCCGCGAAGGGATAAGGAGCCGGAGTGATGACCTGCCCTGAAGCAGAACTCCAGGCTTCGATCTGAGTTCCGTTGCCAGCATCGCCGAACTCCAGCAGATCGTTCTGGCCGAAGTAGCCGCCGCGGGTCGAATGGACCGCACCTCGCTTCACCCAACCCATCACCGTGAAAGAGGTGCGGTTGTTGAGCAGTCCGAGGCTGCTTCTCACGAAGCCGTCTGCATTCGGAAGGGCGACCGCGGAGTTGCTCGCGCCGAAGCCCAGGAAGCCAGAGCCCGAGGAAGGCCCGGTGGCCGAATTCTTCGCGCCGGCAATGTAGCCGCCGTCTGCCGCGCTGCCCAAGGTTCCGAGGTTGTCGGCAGCCGGGGGGGTGCGCGGGACATAAGCCGCTTCACCGAGACGCCAGTAGCCGACCGGGGAATCGGCGGCCACATGGCCCGCGTAGCCGGCGGGATTATTGGTGCGCTCGTTGAAGCGGGCGAGGATCCGGGCTGGCGGAAGCGAGCTTGGGAAAAACGCCACTTCATCCACCGAGCCATCGAAGGTCCGGTTCGGCGAAGAAGTGCCGCCGATCACAAAGGGAGCGTTGTCATTCGCTTCATATCCATTGGTGACGGCTCCGGAGTTCACGGCCACGCCGTTCACATAAAGCGTCATGGTACCATTCGTCCCACCCGAGTAGGTGAAGGCGAGATGCTGCCACTGCCCTGCGGTGACCGTGCCACCGGTCATCGCGGTGACGTTGTTCGCGGCGGCCTTGTTGCCCATCCGGAGTTCCCATGTCGCGCCGTTCTGATAGATCAAATAGCCGGCGCGGCCGGTGGTGAAGCTCATGGAGTTCACCGGGGAAAGCAGGGTCGAGGTGTTCCGGCTGGGCAGCACCCAGCATTCCACCGTGAAGGGATTGGTTCCGGACTGCGACGGATTAAGCGCCGCATTCAGCGGGATGTTGACCGAGCCGGTATAAGCCACGGTATCAACGGGCGTATTGTTCAGGAAAGCCACGGCGGTGTCCCCGGCGATGGCTCCTGCTACTCCGCGCGAAAAGGTGCCGAGATAGCTACCATCCGCCACCGCACCAAGACTTCCTGCATTGATTGCAGGGCTCGGGAGGTCGGCGGTCGCTACCCCGTCATCGAAGCGGTAGTAGACGATCGGGTTTTCGCTCATGACCTCCGTCTGGTAGTCGGCACGGGCCGAGGGGAGGAGTAGAGCCGAGAGGGCCGTGGCGATGAGCGCCTGCCCGGAATATCGCTGTACGAATCGGGATACGTGATGAGGTCTCATGGGGCTTTTGCTTTGACCGGCGGCCTAGGAAGGTGACCGCCGGGGTGCGATTTGGGCCATGCAATCGAGCCGTGCAGGCGGGTGTAGGGGCACCCGGGCAGCGCTTCTCAATGGCGGCATGCACTTCAATTCATTACGGCTCAAAAAAGAGACTTATGAACCTAATGCACACCTAGCACGCTGAGCATCCTCACTTTAAAAATCAATAACTGACTTAAACTGCCTTATCGAAGCTGAATGACAGATCGGGTCAATCCGCTAACAATGAGCAGATTGCAGACCAGAAAAAATCGGTTTGGCGGAGCAAAAGCAGATCACAAAGGGAACGGCGGACGCTTAAATAAATCGCCGCATGGATCCTACGGCCGC
This portion of the Luteolibacter luteus genome encodes:
- a CDS encoding LamG-like jellyroll fold domain-containing protein, which produces MRPHHVSRFVQRYSGQALIATALSALLLPSARADYQTEVMSENPIVYYRFDDGVATADLPSPAINAGSLGAVADGSYLGTFSRGVAGAIAGDTAVAFLNNTPVDTVAYTGSVNIPLNAALNPSQSGTNPFTVECWVLPSRNTSTLLSPVNSMSFTTGRAGYLIYQNGATWELRMGNKAAANNVTAMTGGTVTAGQWQHLAFTYSGGTNGTMTLYVNGVAVNSGAVTNGYEANDNAPFVIGGTSSPNRTFDGSVDEVAFFPSSLPPARILARFNERTNNPAGYAGHVAADSPVGYWRLGEAAYVPRTPPAADNLGTLGSAADGGYIAGAKNSATGPSSGSGFLGFGASNSAVALPNADGFVRSSLGLLNNRTSFTVMGWVKRGAVHSTRGGYFGQNDLLEFGDAGNGTQIEAWSSASGQVITPAPYPFADDQWGFITYVADGTKVQMYLNGNLVTSIASVVSNYGNSTYNFNIGGGGIFGPTGDYFRGEIDEVAIFDRAVTPGRVKQLYDAALGNTPPGLVELFPTVSPTGDIAEGQPYTLSIDPTGTPPFTYQWKLNNNPIPGATSRTYTVPAAAANTPPEAAYVYTVTVTNAAGDVTSDPTEVFVTPTLKWSSATSPGTWDIGTTSNWKTYTAGTTSTYSDDFAVFFDDSSAGTAVALATDVVPRAVNFNNATKDYTFTGPWLISGLPGGTLTKDGAAAVTFANDIVNMDNLVVNAGTLRVGDGTNGSLTPISQVKVQGGTFEVNQAAGTTFDSPTTVTSGLMKFTGTGNIATSATAVIGGPGNQTFDRNGTVLLNGPNTIGGTITVASGTLAFDGSQQANRLAAGKVVGVSPGATVEIRGVNALPTGANSANFNLNQATMNIVSGGSDAIGVGGQSHAHLGTLGLDGSTIMLAYSGQGSAYDTESFQLNGNINVTGTTASAITMGVGTNAGNSGIAIPGDTATHTITVDNVASGVDFTIGTELENGATSTLAKAGAGTLRLADNIAHGYSGTLRVDEGTLEATGSVSGPLIVSAGATIAPGPSVGSFGATATTLSGTYLCEIDGTAADKLVVNGNLTLSSGSQINLSVLGGGVTASSYELISCSGALTGTLPNVTGVPAGYTVTIVSSSVVMVQAGFNPQPTIATTAPPVNGISDFNSNNGGFSVSAPVTSETDWAFSPGSWRSSGQATGFGEDNTSFLISPIYKVSQAGPVSLSFTHRYSFEENFDAGNVQVSINGAAFTNMPDSAFTQNGYNSTVPGDVTHSLKGLDAFMGNSTGHPAYLTSVCTVATAAVGDRVQFRFAAAYDNNTIGNLNPPGWEIDSLQVTGGVPSLMTLTWPVGVMQYSDNLQPPWTDIPLGSPLVIDANAAQKRFFRLKP